The following proteins are co-located in the Telopea speciosissima isolate NSW1024214 ecotype Mountain lineage chromosome 9, Tspe_v1, whole genome shotgun sequence genome:
- the LOC122638682 gene encoding protein E6-like yields MASSAKSLSFLFLLFLISSLQIHARESQFFSKVTRDNNSSSNNNNNNNAAAKETEVIPENEEVSHTQEEEPSFTPQNHNGFGLYGQASEKFSPNSVNFPEKAHTQQYTHENYKQQSFTTGYPTNNYRYSTKQQGMTNENEMKQEGMSDTRFLENGKYFYGNNNQNQNQNGYASYREVESSKGRGGYNGVNENTNEFSSNTMGRGGYNGVNENTNEFSNSLGRGGYNGVNENTNEFSNTMGRGGYNGVNYNKNTDEFTNSKGRGGYNGGRLQWC; encoded by the exons ATGGCTTCCTCTGCTAAatccctttctttcctcttccttctcttcctcatctcttctctccaaatTCATGCTAGGGAGAGCCAATTCTTTAGCAAGGTCACCCGtgacaacaacagcagcagcaacaacaacaacaacaacaatgctGCTGCCAAAGAGACTGAAGTCATCCCTGAGAATGAAGAAGTTTCACATACCCAAGAGGAGGAGCCAAGCTTCACACCACAGAACCATAATGGCTTTGGCCTTTATGGTCAAGCTTCAGAGAAGTTCTCACCCAACTCTGTCAATTTCCCTGAAAAGGCCCACACCCAACAATACACTCATGAAAACTATAAGCAGCAGAGCTTCACTACTGGCTACCCCACCAACAACTACAGGTACAGCACCAAGCAACAAGGCATGACCAATGAGAATGAGATGAAGCAAGAAGGCATGAGTGACACCAGATTCTTGGAGAATGGCAAGTACTTCTATGGTAACAacaatcagaatcagaatcaaaatGGGTATGCCTCATACAGAGAAGTTGAGTCAAGTAAAGGTAGGGGAGGCTACAACGGTGTTAATGAGAACACTAATGAGTTCTCATCCAATACTATGGGTAGGGGAGGTTACAATGGTGTTAATGAGAACACTAATGAGTTCTCTAATTCCTTGGGCAGGGGAGGTTACAATGGTGTTAATGAGAACACTAATGAGTTCTCCAATACCATGGGTAGGGGAGGCTACAATGGTGTTAATTATAATAAGAACACTGATGAGTTCACCAATTCCAAGGGTAGGGGAGGCTACAATGGT GGGAGGCTACAATGGTGTTAA